In the genome of Pseudomonas sp. HS6, one region contains:
- a CDS encoding GGDEF domain-containing protein, with amino-acid sequence MALDPLTMLTISTALAAAAALYLAVEWRSIREPSLLFWSAGFATITVGSSLALLRATGYPLIGIWFANGLLVVAHWLFLLGVARFTQRRLSRAWYLMFLLWLSLLLLPDEPSWSKIMLMANSLLIAFLMLRASLLLRPHGKSLSIGAVQLRYVLLIHGAFYFSKAIIALIPGTLIDLASLRGEIIQISLVEGAMAIMLIALSMTGTERYRREKQIAELAARDPLTALYNRRALEVRAPRLLDQVSSARPGALLLIDIDNFKLINDLYGHAAGDRLLIALSEMIRAVLPKGALAARLGGDEFVMLLGDASHEQIMVLGSALREQFQQMTSQTYVTPQAVTLSIGAKVFDQPPASLTALIEQGDSALYESKRGGRNRIRLADYT; translated from the coding sequence ATGGCGCTCGATCCCCTCACGATGCTCACCATTTCCACCGCCCTGGCTGCGGCGGCTGCCCTGTATCTGGCGGTCGAATGGCGCAGCATCCGCGAACCTTCCCTGCTGTTCTGGAGCGCCGGTTTCGCCACGATCACCGTCGGCTCGAGCCTGGCCCTGCTGCGCGCCACTGGCTATCCGCTGATCGGTATCTGGTTCGCCAACGGCTTGCTGGTGGTCGCGCATTGGTTGTTTCTACTGGGTGTCGCGCGGTTTACCCAGCGGCGGTTATCGCGGGCCTGGTATTTGATGTTCCTGCTGTGGCTGTCGTTGCTGCTGTTACCGGACGAGCCGTCGTGGTCGAAGATCATGCTGATGGCCAACTCGCTGCTGATTGCCTTCTTGATGCTGCGGGCCAGTCTGTTGCTGCGCCCTCACGGCAAGTCGCTGAGCATCGGTGCGGTGCAACTGCGTTACGTGTTGTTGATCCATGGTGCGTTCTATTTCAGCAAGGCGATCATTGCGCTGATTCCGGGCACGCTGATTGATCTGGCGTCGCTGCGCGGCGAGATCATTCAGATTTCTCTGGTGGAGGGTGCAATGGCGATCATGCTGATCGCGCTGTCGATGACCGGCACCGAGCGCTACCGCCGGGAAAAGCAAATCGCCGAACTGGCCGCCCGGGATCCGCTGACCGCGCTGTACAACCGCCGCGCTCTAGAAGTCCGCGCGCCGCGCCTGCTCGATCAAGTCTCCAGCGCCCGCCCCGGCGCCCTGCTGCTGATCGACATCGACAACTTCAAACTGATCAACGACCTGTACGGCCATGCCGCTGGCGATCGGCTGCTCATCGCCCTCAGCGAAATGATCCGCGCAGTACTGCCCAAAGGCGCACTGGCGGCAAGACTGGGCGGTGACGAATTCGTGATGCTGCTGGGCGATGCATCCCACGAACAGATCATGGTGCTGGGCAGTGCGCTGCGTGAGCAGTTTCAGCAGATGACCTCACAGACCTACGTCACCCCGCAAGCGGTCACCCTGAGCATCGGCGCCAAGGTGTTCGATCAGCCGCCGGCCAGCCTCACGGCATTGATCGAACAGGGCGACAGCGCGCTCTACGAGTCCAAGCGCGGCGGTCGCAACCGGATTCGTCTGGCCGACTACACCTGA
- a CDS encoding (2Fe-2S)-binding protein, with translation MLTLNINGRDQELDVPADMPLLWVLRDVAHLTGTKFGCGMAQCGACTVHVDGAPLRSCITPATAVAHGQKILTIEGLSTDGSHPVQQAWAELDVVQCGYCQSGQIMSAAALLAKIPKPTDSDIDQALSGNICRCGTYPRIRAAVKRAADIG, from the coding sequence ATGCTGACCTTGAACATCAATGGCAGGGATCAGGAGCTCGATGTCCCCGCGGACATGCCGTTGCTCTGGGTCCTGCGCGATGTCGCGCACCTGACGGGCACCAAGTTCGGTTGCGGCATGGCCCAGTGCGGGGCCTGCACCGTGCACGTCGATGGCGCACCGCTGCGCTCCTGCATCACGCCGGCCACCGCCGTAGCCCATGGCCAGAAAATCCTCACCATCGAAGGTCTTTCGACCGATGGTTCGCACCCGGTGCAACAGGCCTGGGCCGAACTGGACGTGGTGCAATGCGGTTACTGTCAGTCCGGGCAGATCATGTCCGCCGCCGCGTTGCTTGCGAAAATCCCCAAACCCACTGACAGCGATATCGATCAGGCGCTCTCCGGCAACATCTGCCGTTGCGGCACGTATCCAAGAATCCGCGCGGCGGTCAAACGTGCTGCCGACATCGGCTAG
- a CDS encoding bifunctional 2-polyprenyl-6-hydroxyphenol methylase/3-demethylubiquinol 3-O-methyltransferase UbiG, which translates to MSSLESTLLKSWHHNARAWTEAVRSGAIESRRQVTDQAILLAVTGRQPKRVLDLGCGEGWLLRALTERGIEAVGVDGDATLIEAAQAAGSAPVRVASYEDLQEAKVDIGRDYDLICANFSLLHQDIIPLLAAMNALLAPGGALVIQTLHPWSVAAGDYQDGWREETFDGFKGQWQPMPWYFRTLSSWLNALDMAGFQLTSLREPQHPQSPVPQSLLMIAEHRG; encoded by the coding sequence ATGTCCTCGCTTGAATCCACCCTCCTCAAGAGCTGGCACCACAACGCCCGGGCCTGGACCGAAGCCGTGCGCAGCGGCGCCATCGAGAGCCGTCGGCAGGTCACCGATCAGGCCATTTTGCTGGCGGTGACGGGGCGCCAACCCAAGCGTGTGCTCGATCTGGGATGCGGCGAAGGCTGGCTGTTGCGGGCACTTACTGAGCGCGGGATTGAAGCGGTCGGCGTGGACGGTGATGCAACGCTGATTGAGGCCGCGCAGGCGGCTGGATCGGCGCCGGTGAGGGTCGCCAGCTATGAAGATTTGCAAGAAGCGAAAGTCGACATCGGCCGCGATTACGACCTGATCTGCGCCAACTTTTCCCTGCTGCATCAGGACATCATTCCGCTGCTCGCCGCCATGAACGCCTTGCTCGCGCCCGGCGGCGCGCTGGTGATCCAGACGCTGCATCCGTGGTCGGTGGCAGCGGGTGATTATCAGGATGGATGGCGGGAAGAAACCTTCGATGGATTCAAGGGCCAATGGCAGCCGATGCCGTGGTACTTCCGCACCTTGTCCAGTTGGCTGAATGCGCTGGACATGGCCGGGTTTCAGTTGACCAGTCTGCGGGAACCACAACATCCGCAAAGCCCCGTGCCGCAGTCGTTGTTGATGATTGCCGAGCATCGCGGCTGA
- a CDS encoding transmembrane sensor/regulator PpyR, which yields MFTFFESPLNVLHLSSKVLVAGLVMLLAGIYGAYLYQGHMPIALLVAMHAMTIVGPTLIKIGYVMRLLSQYRLGRSPVVAVA from the coding sequence ATGTTCACTTTCTTCGAGAGTCCGCTGAACGTTCTGCACCTGTCGAGCAAAGTGCTCGTCGCCGGCCTGGTCATGTTGCTGGCCGGGATCTATGGGGCTTATCTGTATCAGGGCCATATGCCGATTGCGCTGTTGGTGGCAATGCACGCCATGACCATCGTCGGTCCGACGCTGATCAAGATTGGCTATGTGATGCGCCTGCTGTCGCAGTATCGGTTGGGCCGTTCTCCTGTAGTGGCGGTGGCCTGA
- a CDS encoding alpha/beta fold hydrolase has protein sequence MGYVTTKDRVEIFYKDWGPKDAQVIHFHHGWPLSADDWDAQMLFFLAQGFRVVAHDRRGHGRSSQVWDGHDMDHYADDVAAVVNHLGTQKAVHVGHSTGGGEVIHYIARHGEDRVSKAAIISAVPPLMVKTDSNPGGLPKSVFDDLQAQLAANRAQFYRDVPSGPFYGYNRPGAKPSEGIIANWWRQGMIGGAKAHYDGIVAFSQTDFTADLKSITIPVLVMHGDDDQIVPYENAGVLSAKLLKNSTLKIYPGFPHGMPTTEAPTINADLLAFIRG, from the coding sequence ATGGGATATGTCACAACGAAAGACCGCGTCGAAATCTTCTACAAGGACTGGGGGCCGAAAGACGCTCAGGTGATTCACTTCCACCACGGCTGGCCGCTCAGCGCGGACGACTGGGATGCGCAGATGCTGTTCTTTCTCGCTCAGGGCTTCCGGGTCGTGGCCCATGATCGACGGGGTCACGGGCGTTCGAGCCAGGTCTGGGACGGCCACGACATGGATCACTACGCTGACGACGTGGCGGCAGTGGTGAATCATCTGGGGACGCAGAAAGCCGTGCACGTCGGCCATTCCACCGGTGGCGGCGAAGTCATCCACTACATCGCCCGACATGGTGAAGATCGAGTCTCCAAAGCCGCGATCATCAGCGCCGTACCGCCGCTGATGGTGAAAACCGACAGCAATCCCGGCGGCCTGCCAAAATCGGTGTTCGATGATCTGCAGGCCCAGCTCGCGGCGAATCGCGCGCAGTTCTATCGCGACGTACCCAGTGGGCCGTTCTACGGCTACAACCGCCCTGGCGCCAAGCCATCGGAAGGGATCATTGCGAACTGGTGGCGTCAGGGCATGATCGGCGGTGCCAAGGCTCACTACGACGGCATCGTTGCCTTCTCGCAGACCGACTTCACCGCCGACCTGAAAAGCATCACGATCCCAGTGCTGGTGATGCACGGCGACGACGACCAGATCGTGCCGTATGAAAACGCCGGCGTGCTGTCAGCGAAACTGCTGAAAAACAGCACGCTGAAGATTTATCCGGGTTTCCCCCACGGCATGCCGACCACCGAGGCGCCGACGATCAACGCGGATCTGCTGGCCTTCATTCGCGGCTGA
- a CDS encoding AraC family transcriptional regulator, whose product MMKAAAKNPEQSPRFWRDDALPFIEARAIADGREVCYSRHSHAHFSIGAITAGRSTYVHEQSSFEVAAGTVVLMNPGDVHACNPIDDQPWSYLMLYVETPWLTDLQHQLGFSAELEFRRFSDTHLNDVRLFRDLNALYGVLVDDQQDVLRKQSVAVEFFSDLQLRLNPIEQPLREPNFKLERAADFIRQHCTDLLSLDDICAAAELSPSYLIRAFKQHFGMTPHAFVVNQRIQFARECLRRGRLIADVALESGFADQAHFQRAFKQHLAATPGQYRG is encoded by the coding sequence ATGATGAAAGCTGCCGCCAAGAACCCCGAACAATCCCCGCGTTTCTGGCGCGACGATGCCCTGCCCTTCATCGAAGCGCGGGCCATCGCCGACGGGCGCGAAGTCTGCTATTCCCGGCATTCCCACGCGCACTTCTCCATCGGCGCGATCACCGCCGGACGCAGCACCTATGTGCATGAGCAATCGTCGTTCGAAGTGGCGGCGGGCACGGTGGTGCTGATGAATCCGGGGGATGTGCACGCGTGCAATCCGATTGACGATCAGCCGTGGTCGTATCTGATGTTGTATGTGGAAACGCCGTGGCTGACCGATCTGCAGCATCAGTTGGGGTTCAGCGCAGAGCTTGAATTTCGGCGGTTTTCCGATACCCATTTGAATGACGTCCGCCTGTTTCGCGACTTGAATGCGTTGTACGGCGTGTTGGTCGACGATCAGCAAGACGTGCTGCGCAAACAGAGCGTGGCGGTGGAGTTTTTCAGCGACCTGCAACTGCGCCTGAACCCCATCGAACAACCGTTGCGCGAGCCAAACTTCAAACTTGAACGCGCCGCCGACTTCATCCGCCAGCACTGCACCGACCTGCTCAGCCTCGACGACATCTGCGCCGCTGCCGAACTGTCACCGTCGTACCTGATCCGCGCCTTCAAACAGCACTTCGGCATGACGCCCCACGCGTTTGTGGTCAACCAGCGTATTCAGTTCGCCCGCGAGTGTTTGCGTCGCGGGCGGTTGATTGCGGATGTGGCGCTGGAGTCCGGGTTTGCTGATCAGGCGCATTTTCAGCGGGCGTTCAAACAACATCTGGCGGCGACTCCGGGACAGTATCGAGGCTGA
- a CDS encoding type 1 glutamine amidotransferase domain-containing protein, translated as MILILLPSADYDPTESSVPWQALCDAGIEVRFATPQGLPAHADPRLVDIGFGLLNSMLMTRKADLHSYTQMIESEAFKQPLAYADVDTNRFDGLLIPGGHAKDMRTLLESTQAQQIALQFFKAEKPVAAVCHGVLLLARTLDPETGRSVLFGRKVTALLAATMELPAWLMTAAWLGRYYRTYKQTVEAEVKTALASNADFIRGPLIAKRDQAENPQIGFVVRDGNLLTARWPGDCHRFAAEWVALLQATRREPVLSPDAAR; from the coding sequence ATGATTCTGATTCTGTTGCCCTCCGCCGATTACGACCCGACCGAAAGCAGCGTGCCGTGGCAGGCACTTTGCGACGCAGGAATTGAAGTGCGCTTTGCCACCCCGCAAGGCTTGCCCGCCCACGCCGACCCACGGTTGGTGGACATCGGTTTCGGCCTGCTGAATTCGATGCTGATGACGCGCAAAGCCGACCTTCACAGTTACACGCAAATGATCGAGTCCGAAGCGTTCAAGCAGCCGCTGGCCTATGCCGATGTCGACACGAACCGGTTTGACGGTTTGCTGATTCCCGGCGGTCATGCCAAAGACATGCGCACGCTGTTGGAATCTACACAGGCCCAGCAGATCGCCCTGCAATTTTTCAAGGCCGAAAAACCCGTGGCGGCGGTGTGTCATGGCGTGTTGTTGCTGGCCAGAACACTCGATCCGGAAACCGGGCGTTCGGTGTTGTTCGGGCGCAAGGTCACGGCACTGCTGGCGGCAACCATGGAGTTGCCAGCGTGGCTGATGACCGCTGCGTGGCTGGGGCGTTACTACCGTACCTACAAGCAGACCGTCGAGGCAGAAGTGAAAACCGCACTGGCCAGCAACGCCGATTTCATACGCGGGCCGCTCATTGCCAAACGCGACCAGGCAGAGAACCCGCAAATCGGTTTTGTGGTACGCGACGGCAACCTGCTCACGGCCCGCTGGCCCGGCGACTGCCATCGATTCGCTGCCGAATGGGTGGCCTTGTTGCAGGCCACCCGACGCGAACCGGTACTCAGTCCAGACGCGGCACGGTGA
- a CDS encoding LysE family translocator has product MSLIVSMAAFALAASITPGPVNIVALSSGAQFGFRASQRHVAGATLGFVLLLVLMGLGLHEVLKLWPSLTRVVQLAGVAFLLFMAWKLATDDGRLNAKESGRAPSMFYGAVMQWLNPKAWLACVAGMGAFVADGEARLVWQFAAVYLVICYLSVGCWAYAGTFLRGYLGNPAGMRLFNRVMALLLAVSAGYLLYP; this is encoded by the coding sequence ATGAGTCTGATTGTGTCGATGGCGGCGTTTGCACTGGCCGCGTCCATTACTCCGGGTCCGGTGAATATTGTGGCGTTGAGCTCCGGTGCGCAGTTTGGCTTTCGCGCCAGCCAGCGGCATGTGGCCGGGGCGACGCTGGGGTTTGTGCTGTTGCTGGTGTTGATGGGGTTGGGGCTTCACGAAGTGTTGAAACTGTGGCCGTCACTGACCCGCGTGGTGCAACTGGCCGGGGTGGCGTTTCTGCTGTTCATGGCCTGGAAACTGGCCACCGATGACGGGCGGTTGAACGCGAAAGAATCGGGGAGGGCACCGTCGATGTTCTATGGCGCAGTGATGCAATGGCTCAATCCCAAGGCGTGGCTGGCCTGCGTGGCGGGCATGGGCGCGTTTGTCGCCGATGGCGAGGCGCGGCTGGTGTGGCAGTTTGCGGCGGTGTATCTGGTGATCTGTTATCTGTCGGTCGGGTGCTGGGCCTATGCCGGGACGTTCTTGCGCGGCTATCTCGGCAACCCGGCGGGAATGCGGTTGTTCAATCGGGTGATGGCGTTGTTGCTGGCGGTCAGTGCGGGATACTTGTTGTACCCGTAG
- a CDS encoding GFA family protein, translated as MDRLTGGCLCGEVRIDVSGRPFRVGVCHCMDCRKHHGALFASAAIFPAEAVTITGETRDYAGRFFCPRCGSSVFGRSGDEVEVNLGALDAPDQLQPTYELWTVRRESWLPAFPLARHYVGNREGTGRTEE; from the coding sequence ATGGACCGATTGACCGGCGGTTGTCTGTGCGGCGAAGTGCGGATCGACGTGTCGGGGCGACCCTTCAGAGTTGGCGTTTGCCATTGTATGGATTGCCGCAAACATCATGGTGCGCTGTTTGCGTCGGCGGCGATCTTCCCGGCGGAGGCGGTGACCATCACGGGCGAAACCCGGGACTACGCCGGGCGGTTTTTCTGTCCGCGTTGCGGTTCATCGGTGTTCGGCCGCAGCGGCGATGAAGTCGAGGTGAATCTGGGCGCGCTGGATGCGCCGGATCAATTGCAGCCCACCTATGAGCTGTGGACGGTGCGTCGTGAGTCGTGGCTGCCGGCGTTTCCACTGGCCAGACACTACGTGGGTAATCGCGAGGGAACGGGGCGAACCGAAGAATAG
- a CDS encoding VOC family protein, with translation MQRFQKLTPCLWFDDQAEAAAKFYCSIFDHSKITALTHYSKVGQEFHGRPEGSVMTVSFELDGHTFTGLNGGPIFKFNEAISFQVNCQNQEEVDHFWGNLSAGGPVEAQQCGWLKDKFGVSWQIVPVAFMHMMTDADQSKAQRAMQAMFGMKKLDIAELERAFAGQS, from the coding sequence ATGCAACGCTTTCAAAAACTGACGCCCTGCCTGTGGTTCGACGATCAGGCCGAAGCGGCGGCGAAGTTTTACTGCTCGATCTTCGACCACTCGAAAATCACCGCCCTCACCCACTACAGCAAGGTCGGCCAGGAATTTCACGGCCGCCCGGAAGGCTCGGTGATGACCGTCAGTTTCGAACTCGACGGCCACACGTTCACCGGGCTCAATGGCGGGCCGATTTTCAAATTCAATGAGGCGATTTCGTTTCAGGTCAATTGCCAGAACCAGGAAGAAGTCGACCATTTCTGGGGCAACCTGTCCGCTGGCGGCCCTGTGGAAGCGCAACAATGCGGCTGGCTCAAGGACAAGTTCGGCGTATCGTGGCAGATCGTGCCAGTGGCGTTCATGCACATGATGACCGACGCCGACCAGAGCAAAGCCCAACGGGCGATGCAGGCCATGTTCGGGATGAAGAAACTCGACATCGCCGAACTCGAGCGAGCCTTCGCCGGCCAGAGCTAA
- a CDS encoding xanthine dehydrogenase family protein molybdopterin-binding subunit, with protein MNSPVSRRGFLKGSAVLGGGLVVAFVVPGGNRFAMAAENEGKVFAPNAFLRIAADNSVTVLLGHSEMGQGIWTGLTMLIAEELDADWSKIRVEHSPASAADYGMPGFGGMQITGGSTSTWMEFDRYRLAGATARQMLIEAAAKRFNVAPSTIRTESGVVIAGDNRTTYGELADAAGQLPVPDPKSITFKEAKDWKVIGKPTRRLDTPEKITGRAKFGMDVQFDGLMTAMVARAPVFGATVKSFEGAQALAVPGVHKVVQVPTGVAVIADHYWAAKLGRDALKVDWDLGPHVDLSSEKLLESFRKLAATPGISASQAGDAKDSFGKAAKKIDVEYSVPYLAHAPMEPLNCTVKISADKCEIWTGTQFQTLDQMVAGKVTGLKPEQVEIHTEFLGGGFGRRANPTSDFVAEAVQVAKAAAMPVKTVWSREDDIRGGYYRSMFLHQARIGLGADGLPLAWQHVLVGQSIMAGTFMEQTMVKNGVDQTSVEGVADSPYIKDLAHHQVDLHSPNTGINVLWLRSVGHSHTAFVMESLIDEMATAAGKDPVEYRRTLLKGHARHLGVLNLAVEKANWKAPLPDGHALGVAVHESFGSYVAQVAEVSQDNLKIRVHRVVCAVDCGIAVNPQSIAAQMESCITFGLGMALHSKLTLKDGQVVQSNYHDYQVLRLNEMPVVEVHIVPSTDKPGGIGEAGVPPTAPAVANAVFALTGQRLRELPLQLSGV; from the coding sequence ATGAACAGTCCTGTATCCCGTCGCGGATTTCTCAAGGGCAGCGCCGTGCTTGGCGGTGGTCTGGTGGTGGCGTTCGTGGTGCCCGGCGGCAATCGCTTTGCCATGGCGGCCGAAAATGAAGGCAAGGTGTTTGCGCCGAACGCGTTCCTGCGCATCGCGGCGGACAACAGCGTCACCGTGCTGCTCGGCCATTCGGAAATGGGCCAGGGCATCTGGACCGGCCTGACCATGTTGATCGCCGAAGAGCTGGACGCCGACTGGTCGAAGATCCGTGTCGAACACTCGCCGGCCTCGGCGGCCGATTACGGCATGCCCGGTTTCGGCGGGATGCAGATCACCGGCGGCTCGACTTCGACCTGGATGGAATTCGACCGTTACCGGCTCGCAGGTGCCACGGCGCGGCAGATGCTGATCGAGGCAGCGGCCAAGCGTTTCAACGTGGCACCGTCGACGATCCGCACCGAGTCCGGCGTGGTAATTGCCGGCGATAACCGTACCACCTACGGCGAACTGGCAGACGCTGCCGGACAACTACCGGTGCCGGATCCGAAGTCGATCACCTTTAAAGAAGCCAAGGACTGGAAAGTCATCGGCAAACCCACCAGACGCCTCGACACCCCGGAGAAAATCACCGGCCGCGCCAAGTTCGGCATGGACGTGCAGTTCGACGGATTGATGACGGCGATGGTCGCGCGCGCCCCGGTGTTCGGCGCCACGGTGAAATCCTTCGAAGGTGCACAGGCGCTGGCCGTTCCTGGCGTGCATAAAGTGGTGCAGGTGCCGACCGGCGTGGCGGTGATTGCCGATCATTACTGGGCGGCGAAACTGGGGCGCGATGCGCTGAAGGTTGATTGGGATTTGGGGCCACACGTCGATCTCAGCAGCGAAAAACTGCTGGAGAGTTTTCGCAAACTCGCGGCTACACCGGGCATTTCCGCCAGTCAGGCCGGCGATGCCAAGGACAGCTTTGGCAAAGCGGCGAAGAAAATCGATGTCGAGTACAGCGTGCCGTATCTGGCCCATGCGCCGATGGAGCCGCTGAACTGTACGGTGAAGATCAGCGCCGACAAGTGCGAGATCTGGACCGGTACGCAATTCCAGACGCTGGACCAAATGGTCGCCGGCAAGGTCACCGGGCTGAAACCGGAGCAGGTGGAAATCCATACCGAATTCCTTGGCGGCGGTTTTGGTCGGCGGGCCAACCCGACTTCGGACTTTGTCGCCGAAGCGGTGCAAGTGGCGAAGGCTGCCGCGATGCCGGTAAAAACCGTGTGGTCGCGGGAGGACGATATCCGTGGCGGGTATTACCGCTCGATGTTTCTGCATCAGGCACGGATCGGGCTCGGCGCCGATGGCTTGCCGCTGGCCTGGCAGCATGTGCTGGTCGGGCAGTCGATCATGGCTGGCACGTTCATGGAACAGACCATGGTCAAGAATGGCGTCGATCAGACCTCCGTCGAGGGCGTGGCCGACAGCCCGTACATCAAGGATCTGGCTCATCATCAGGTCGATCTGCACTCGCCGAACACCGGCATCAATGTGTTGTGGCTGCGTTCGGTGGGGCATAGCCACACCGCGTTTGTCATGGAGTCGCTGATCGATGAAATGGCCACGGCGGCGGGCAAGGACCCGGTGGAGTACCGACGAACGTTGCTCAAGGGTCACGCCCGGCATCTGGGTGTGCTGAATCTGGCGGTGGAGAAGGCCAACTGGAAAGCGCCGCTGCCGGACGGCCATGCGCTGGGTGTGGCGGTGCACGAGTCGTTCGGCAGCTACGTGGCGCAAGTCGCCGAGGTGTCCCAGGACAACCTGAAGATCCGCGTGCACCGGGTGGTCTGCGCGGTGGATTGCGGGATCGCGGTCAACCCGCAGAGCATCGCGGCGCAGATGGAGTCGTGCATCACCTTCGGCCTGGGCATGGCGTTGCACAGCAAGCTGACGCTCAAGGATGGTCAGGTCGTGCAGTCCAACTATCACGACTATCAAGTGCTGCGGCTGAACGAGATGCCGGTGGTCGAAGTGCACATTGTGCCGAGCACGGACAAGCCCGGCGGCATCGGCGAGGCCGGCGTGCCGCCGACGGCGCCGGCGGTGGCCAACGCGGTGTTCGCTCTGACCGGGCAGCGCCTGCGGGAACTGCCGCTGCAACTGTCGGGGGTGTGA
- a CDS encoding NnrS family protein, producing MRRLAAAPVFSLGFRPLFLAGAGFAALAVLIWGLWLYGHWFDLQPAGGMLAWHRHEMPFGFAAAIIAGFLLTAVPNWTGIPGVRGGALIALVSVWLLGRMAWWMPLPVGLILALQWVFLPLLAVMLARDLITTGKRDNYPIVLVLALMAGCQALTLIGLFNDDTGLQRQGVLGALWLIAALMTVIGGRVIPFFIQRGLNRPPAKAANPLPTRLLLIGSLLTAVTFAAGLNDSPRLWLASLFVLTGSLQLMRLIRWHDRGMWRVPLLWSLYLAYGWIALATWAMALWHLGLIGQQSLATHALAVGGVGGLILAMIARVSLGHTGRLLQPPKAVVLGFALVLTAAGCRVLLVPFSSLGLGLSVALWCAAFALFLRHYTGILLKPRL from the coding sequence ATGCGCAGACTCGCGGCAGCGCCAGTGTTCAGCCTGGGCTTTCGGCCGCTGTTTCTGGCTGGCGCCGGATTCGCCGCGCTGGCGGTGCTGATCTGGGGCCTGTGGCTTTACGGCCATTGGTTCGATCTGCAACCGGCGGGCGGCATGCTCGCCTGGCATCGGCATGAAATGCCATTCGGTTTCGCGGCGGCGATCATTGCCGGTTTTTTGCTGACGGCGGTGCCCAACTGGACCGGGATTCCCGGCGTGCGCGGCGGGGCGTTGATCGCTTTGGTGTCGGTCTGGCTGCTTGGGCGCATGGCCTGGTGGATGCCGTTGCCCGTTGGATTGATCCTCGCGCTGCAATGGGTTTTTCTGCCGCTGCTGGCGGTGATGCTGGCGCGGGATCTGATTACTACGGGCAAACGCGACAATTACCCGATTGTGCTGGTGCTCGCGCTGATGGCGGGTTGTCAGGCGCTGACTTTGATTGGCCTGTTCAACGACGACACAGGTCTGCAACGACAGGGCGTGCTGGGGGCGTTGTGGCTGATTGCGGCGCTGATGACTGTGATCGGCGGACGGGTGATTCCGTTCTTTATCCAGCGTGGCTTGAACCGTCCGCCCGCGAAGGCTGCCAACCCACTGCCAACACGATTGCTGTTGATCGGTAGTCTGCTGACAGCCGTCACTTTTGCAGCTGGTCTCAATGATTCGCCACGACTGTGGCTGGCCAGCCTGTTCGTGCTGACCGGCAGTTTGCAGTTGATGCGGTTGATCCGCTGGCATGATCGCGGGATGTGGCGCGTGCCGCTGCTTTGGTCGCTGTACCTGGCTTACGGCTGGATAGCATTGGCAACCTGGGCCATGGCGCTGTGGCATCTGGGCTTGATTGGTCAACAAAGCCTGGCGACCCATGCGCTGGCCGTTGGCGGCGTGGGCGGTTTGATTCTGGCGATGATTGCGCGGGTCAGCCTTGGTCACACTGGCCGGTTGTTGCAACCACCTAAAGCCGTGGTGCTGGGGTTTGCGCTGGTGTTGACCGCGGCGGGTTGTCGGGTGTTGCTGGTGCCGTTTTCCAGTCTGGGGCTGGGGTTGTCCGTGGCGCTCTGGTGCGCGGCTTTTGCTCTGTTTTTACGGCATTACACCGGGATCCTGCTCAAACCGAGGCTGTAG